In the Ursus arctos isolate Adak ecotype North America unplaced genomic scaffold, UrsArc2.0 scaffold_19, whole genome shotgun sequence genome, one interval contains:
- the TAT gene encoding tyrosine aminotransferase, giving the protein MDPYVIQMNSNSNLPSVLDVHVNIGGRSSLPGKMKGRKARWSVKPSDMSNKTFNPIRAIVDSMKVKPNPNKTMIALSIGDPTVFGNLPTDPEVTQAMKDALDSGKYNGYAPSIGYLSSREEIASYYHRPEAPLEAKDVILTSGCSQAIELCLAVLANPGQNILVPRPGFSLYRTLAESMGIEVKLYNLLPEKSWEIDLKQLESLIDEKTACLIVNNPSNPCGSVFSKSHLQKILAVAARQCVPILADEIYGDMVFSDSTFEPLATLSSNVPILSCGGLAKRWLVPGWRLGWILIHDRRDIFGNEIRDGLVKLSQRILGPCTIVQGALKSILHRTPQEFYHNTLSFLKSNADLCYGALAAIPGLQPVRPSGAMYLMVGIEMEHFPEFENDVEFTERLVAEQSVHCLPATCFEYPNFFRVVITVPKVMMLEACSRIQEFCELHYHCTEGSQEECDK; this is encoded by the exons ATGGACCCGTATGTCATTCAGATGAACAGCAACAGCAACCTCCCCTCCGTTCTCGATGTGCATGTCAACATTGGTGGGCGAAGCTCTTTGCCGGGAAAAATGAAAGGCAGGAAGGCCAGATGGTCCGTGAAGCCTTCAGACATGTCCAACAAAACTTTCAATCCCATCCGAGCCATTGTGGACAGCATGAAGGTGAAGCCAAATCCAAACAAAACCATGATTGCTCTGTCAATTG GGGACCctactgtgtttggaaacctgcctACAGACCCTGAAGTTACCCAAGCCATGAAAGATGCCCTGGACTCTGGGAAGTATAACGGCTATGCCCCCTCCATTG GCTATTTATCCAGTAGGGAGGAGATTGCTTCTTACTACCACCGGCCCGAGGCTCCCCTGGAAGCTAAG GATGTCATTCTGACTAGTGGCTGCAGTCAGGCTATTGAACTTTGTTTAGCTGTGTTGGCCAACCCAGGACAAAACATCCTAGTTCCGAGACCCGGTTTCTCGCTCTACAGGACTTTGGCTGAATCGATGGGAATTGAGGTCAAACTCTACAATTTATTG ccAGAGAAGTCTTGGGAAATTGACTTGAAACAACTGGAATCTTTGATTGATGAAAAGACAGCTTGTCTCATTGTTAATAATCCATCAAACCCCTGTGGGTCAGTGTTCAGTAAAAGTCACCTCCAGAAAATTCTGGCTG TGGCTGCAAGGCAGTGTGTCCCCATCTTAGCTGATGAGATCTATGGAGACATG GTGTTTTCGGATTCTACATTTGAGCCTTTGGCCACCCTCAGCAGCAACGTCCCCATCCTGTCCTGTGGAGGGCTGGCCAAGCGCTGGCTGGTTCCTGGCTGGAGGTTGGGCTGGATCCTCATCCATGACCGAAGAGACATTTTTGGCAATGAG ATCCGAGATGGGCTGGTGAAGCTGAGTCAGCGGATCCTGGGACCCTGCACCATCGTCCAGGGAGCTCTGAAAAGCATCCTGCATCGCACCCCTCAGGAGTTCTACCACAACACTCTGAGCTTCCTGAAG TCCAATGCTGATCTTTGCTATGGGGCATTGGCTGCCATCCCTGGACTCCAGCCAGTCCGTCCTTCTGGGGCCATGTACCTCATG GTTGGAATTGAGATGGAACATTTCCCAGAATTTGAGAATGACGTGGAGTTCACGGAGCGCTTAGTTGCTGAGCAGTCAGTCCACTGCCTCCCAGCAACG TGCTTCGAGTACCCGAATTTCTTCCGGGTGGTAATCACGGTCCCCAAAGTGATGATGCTGGAGGCCTGTAGCCGGATCCAGGAGTTCTGTGAGCTGCACTACCATTGTACTGAAGGGAGCCAGGAAGAGTGTGACAAATAG